One region of Thermostichus vulcanus str. 'Rupite' genomic DNA includes:
- a CDS encoding AbrB family transcriptional regulator, translating to MMSYLWTLLIGLAGALIGVKLKLPAGALVGSMVAVGLVNVWGIIPIPTPPAGIRFAMQLVLGTILGTKLTADTFLALKDLWRPALLCTAIAIGTGVLSGYLVSRWLGIERLTALLGTAPGGISDMSLIALDMGAQTSTVMVMHLARLISVIVVVPWVVRLLVQPGTS from the coding sequence ATGATGAGCTATCTCTGGACGTTGTTAATCGGGTTGGCCGGTGCCCTGATTGGGGTAAAACTGAAGCTTCCAGCGGGAGCTTTGGTAGGTTCGATGGTGGCGGTGGGTTTGGTGAATGTCTGGGGGATAATTCCGATTCCGACTCCCCCAGCTGGGATTCGCTTTGCTATGCAGCTGGTGTTGGGCACGATCTTGGGTACCAAGCTTACTGCCGACACGTTTCTTGCTCTGAAAGATCTGTGGCGACCGGCGTTGCTTTGCACCGCCATTGCTATCGGTACCGGTGTGTTATCTGGGTACTTGGTCTCCCGTTGGTTGGGCATTGAGCGACTGACCGCTTTGTTGGGTACAGCGCCAGGGGGCATTTCCGATATGAGCTTGATCGCCCTGGATATGGGGGCGCAAACCAGTACGGTGATGGTCATGCACCTAGCGCGTCTGATCAGCGTCATTGTGGTGGTGCCTTGGGTGGTGCGGCTGCTGGTGCAACCGGGCACAAGTTAG
- the cobT gene encoding nicotinate mononucleotide-dependent phosphoribosyltransferase CobT translates to MLPFPCVKAYTQPALAQQWCEGVQGSQPLFLACLGFTQTALIPGISAAGATPALRRYTALADGELLLRGHSHRLPTSPDGYPSPVVISRAILTELGIPYQVFDCGLPDPLPGAIPVRGRGVAQCLSTGRALPLEQVSSLWQEGYERGSRLSSGYWVIGECVAGGTTTALALLLGLGWRAEGMVNSSHPVCNHAQKLALVRQGLANLPAGASALQVVAAVGDPMQPFVAGLAMGAAQQGRVLLAGGTQMLAVVALMMRLGAEHGIPWPKENVAVGTTRWVVADPSGNTVALAQSLGTVPLLATQLSLMNSHHPALQAYERGYVKEGVGAGGLAIASSLYARWSQEELLAAIDKSYEQLVLQAASRGAMVKPS, encoded by the coding sequence ATGCTCCCGTTTCCTTGTGTTAAGGCTTACACTCAGCCGGCTTTGGCCCAGCAGTGGTGCGAAGGGGTGCAGGGATCCCAACCCCTGTTTCTTGCTTGTTTGGGCTTCACGCAAACGGCCCTGATCCCCGGTATCTCGGCTGCAGGTGCCACCCCGGCCCTGCGCCGTTACACTGCCCTGGCAGACGGGGAACTGCTGCTGAGGGGCCATTCTCACCGTTTGCCCACCTCCCCGGACGGCTACCCCTCGCCGGTGGTGATCAGCCGCGCCATTCTGACGGAGTTGGGGATCCCGTACCAGGTGTTCGATTGTGGCTTGCCGGATCCCTTGCCGGGTGCCATTCCAGTCAGGGGGAGAGGGGTGGCTCAATGTTTGAGTACGGGCAGAGCTTTGCCGCTTGAGCAGGTGAGCTCTTTGTGGCAGGAGGGGTATGAGCGGGGATCCCGCCTAAGCTCCGGTTATTGGGTGATTGGGGAGTGTGTGGCGGGGGGGACAACCACAGCTTTGGCCCTGCTGCTGGGGTTGGGCTGGAGGGCAGAGGGCATGGTCAACAGCAGTCACCCAGTGTGTAACCATGCTCAGAAGTTGGCTTTGGTGCGTCAGGGGTTGGCGAATCTTCCCGCAGGGGCTTCTGCGCTGCAGGTGGTGGCCGCAGTGGGGGATCCCATGCAGCCCTTTGTGGCCGGGTTGGCCATGGGGGCGGCCCAGCAGGGTAGGGTGCTCTTGGCGGGGGGTACACAAATGCTGGCGGTGGTCGCTCTGATGATGCGCTTGGGGGCAGAGCACGGGATCCCTTGGCCTAAGGAGAATGTAGCCGTGGGTACTACCCGTTGGGTGGTGGCGGATCCCTCGGGTAACACGGTAGCGTTGGCACAATCACTGGGAACGGTGCCCCTTTTGGCAACGCAGCTGAGCTTGATGAACAGCCACCATCCTGCCCTGCAAGCCTACGAACGCGGCTATGTGAAAGAAGGGGTGGGTGCAGGTGGATTGGCCATTGCCAGCAGCCTCTACGCCCGCTGGAGTCAGGAGGAACTCTTGGCTGCAATCGATAAAAGCTACGAACAGCTGGTGCTTCAAGCCGCCTCTAGGGGGGCCATGGTCAAGCCTTCCTGA
- a CDS encoding tetratricopeptide repeat protein has protein sequence MPRGFGPGKNKNPSRRQTQGSLSSGEQGSPSTATLLADSLALARRYQQSGQLVVALRLCQRLVHAYPEDFEAHCLLGSLYLQMGDPRQALPQLQLALHLRKDGIPAWRELGHAWMMLGNLEEAVRAYGQGLALAPQDGELLLGLGSGLLAQGNLPQAIAVLEQAVAAEPPPVYALASLGNALMLSGQLPEAETYFRQALALEPTEGRIWVNLGHCLHLQDRLEEAAASLRQALPLLPRDPQPHNNLGTILQEQNQLPAAIECYRRSLRLAPNLAETHWNLGTALLTLGQYAEGWREYEWRLRQRQADYPTFAQPLWMGSPLGQQTLLIYAEQGLGDTLQFVRYLPLLAQAHPEAHLLFRCQQPLVQLLKAHFESPHLQVFSEQDPLPPFDTHLPLLSLPQRLGTTLETIPARIPYLSSLRPDALGIESLPEPSHSTFLKVGLVWASGRRANLELNRIQRLKSCPIELLLSQLQMPGIQWVSLQVGEDLTPWGSLFEQHQVLEVGSRFHSFVDTAAAVAPLDLVISVDTAVAHLAGAMGKPVWVLLPFAADWRWLLERADSPWYPKLMRLFRQQVPGDWTGVLEQVRVSLQGWLEGIPKSPSPKP, from the coding sequence GTGCCACGCGGCTTTGGGCCTGGGAAAAATAAGAACCCGTCTCGGCGGCAGACTCAGGGTTCACTCAGCTCTGGAGAGCAGGGATCCCCTTCAACCGCTACTCTGCTTGCAGATTCCTTGGCCCTGGCCCGCCGATATCAGCAATCCGGACAACTGGTGGTTGCCCTGCGCCTTTGCCAGCGATTGGTTCACGCCTACCCCGAAGATTTCGAGGCCCATTGTTTGCTGGGATCCCTCTACCTCCAAATGGGGGATCCCCGGCAAGCCCTGCCCCAACTGCAACTGGCCTTGCATCTGCGTAAGGATGGGATCCCCGCTTGGCGAGAGCTGGGCCATGCCTGGATGATGCTGGGCAACCTGGAGGAAGCGGTGCGGGCCTATGGGCAAGGATTGGCCCTGGCGCCGCAGGATGGGGAATTACTCTTGGGTTTGGGCAGTGGTTTACTGGCACAAGGGAACCTTCCGCAGGCGATTGCGGTGTTGGAACAAGCGGTTGCAGCCGAGCCCCCGCCCGTTTATGCCCTGGCCAGCCTGGGCAATGCCCTGATGCTGAGCGGCCAACTGCCTGAAGCGGAAACCTATTTTCGTCAAGCCCTGGCCCTAGAACCTACGGAAGGACGGATCTGGGTTAATCTCGGCCATTGCCTCCATCTGCAGGATCGCCTTGAAGAGGCCGCCGCCTCTCTCAGACAGGCCCTGCCCCTGTTGCCAAGGGATCCTCAGCCTCACAACAACCTGGGCACCATCTTGCAAGAGCAGAACCAGCTGCCAGCTGCCATTGAGTGCTACCGGCGCAGTTTACGCTTGGCCCCCAACCTGGCGGAAACCCACTGGAACCTGGGTACGGCTTTGCTCACCTTGGGTCAGTATGCCGAGGGCTGGCGGGAATACGAATGGCGACTGCGGCAACGGCAGGCGGACTATCCCACGTTTGCCCAACCCCTGTGGATGGGATCCCCTCTGGGGCAACAAACCCTGCTGATTTATGCCGAACAGGGGCTGGGGGATACCCTTCAATTTGTGCGCTATCTACCGTTATTGGCCCAAGCCCACCCCGAAGCGCATCTCCTGTTCCGTTGCCAGCAACCTTTGGTTCAGCTCCTGAAAGCCCATTTTGAGAGTCCTCACCTCCAGGTCTTCTCGGAACAAGATCCCTTGCCGCCTTTTGATACCCATCTGCCTCTGCTCAGCTTGCCCCAGCGGCTGGGCACAACCCTGGAGACGATTCCGGCCCGGATCCCTTATCTCTCCAGTCTCAGGCCAGATGCCTTAGGGATCGAAAGTCTACCAGAGCCTTCCCACAGTACCTTTCTAAAAGTGGGCCTCGTGTGGGCCAGTGGCCGACGGGCCAATCTGGAGCTGAACCGCATTCAACGGCTAAAAAGTTGCCCGATTGAGCTGTTGCTTTCCCAGCTGCAGATGCCTGGGATTCAGTGGGTAAGCCTGCAGGTGGGGGAGGATCTCACCCCATGGGGATCCCTATTCGAACAGCATCAGGTGTTGGAGGTGGGATCCCGCTTTCACAGTTTTGTCGATACGGCGGCGGCAGTAGCCCCGTTGGATTTGGTGATCAGTGTCGATACGGCGGTGGCCCATTTGGCCGGAGCGATGGGCAAACCGGTGTGGGTTTTGCTCCCGTTTGCCGCCGATTGGCGTTGGTTACTGGAACGGGCGGATAGCCCCTGGTACCCGAAGTTGATGCGTCTGTTCCGGCAACAGGTGCCGGGGGATTGGACAGGGGTATTGGAGCAAGTGCGAGTGTCCCTTCAAGGTTGGCTAGAAGGGATCCCTAAATCCCCATCACCAAAACCCTAA
- the rpaB gene encoding response regulator transcription factor RpaB: protein MEAQRKERILVVDDEASIRRILETRLSMIGYDVVTASDGEEALDAFHKQDPDLVVLDVMMPKLDGYGVCQELRKESDIPIIMLTALGDVADRITGLELGADDYVVKPFSPKELEARIRSVLRRVARAAHDGIPSSGVIQVGDIRIDTNKRQVYKRDERIRLTGMEFSLLELLVSRSGEAFSRSEILQEVWGYTPERHVDTRVVDVHISRLRAKLEDDPSNPELILTARGTGYLFQRIIQGDE, encoded by the coding sequence GTGGAAGCACAGCGTAAGGAACGGATTCTCGTGGTGGATGACGAGGCTAGCATTCGACGCATTTTGGAAACCCGTCTATCCATGATTGGGTATGACGTGGTCACGGCCTCCGATGGAGAAGAAGCGCTAGATGCCTTTCACAAGCAGGATCCTGACCTGGTGGTGCTGGATGTAATGATGCCGAAGCTGGATGGCTACGGGGTCTGTCAGGAGCTGCGGAAAGAATCCGACATCCCGATCATCATGCTCACCGCCCTAGGGGATGTCGCGGATCGGATCACTGGGTTGGAACTGGGGGCGGATGATTACGTGGTCAAGCCCTTTTCGCCGAAAGAGTTAGAAGCACGCATTCGTTCGGTACTGCGGCGGGTAGCACGGGCAGCCCATGACGGGATCCCCAGTTCCGGCGTGATTCAGGTGGGGGATATTCGCATCGACACCAACAAACGCCAAGTCTACAAGCGGGACGAGCGCATTCGCTTGACGGGCATGGAGTTCAGCTTGTTGGAATTGTTGGTCAGCCGTTCAGGAGAAGCCTTCTCGCGCTCGGAAATTCTGCAGGAAGTGTGGGGCTATACCCCGGAGCGCCATGTGGATACCCGCGTTGTGGATGTGCATATTTCTCGGCTGCGGGCAAAGCTGGAAGATGACCCAAGCAATCCGGAACTGATCCTGACGGCACGGGGAACGGGCTATCTATTTCAGCGCATCATTCAAGGGGATGAGTAG
- a CDS encoding Fur family transcriptional regulator, with amino-acid sequence MSSSRQTRNQKLILEVLQHQSQPLSAQEIFLELRNANHTVGLATVYRVLDALRNEGKLQSVNLGDPQTYYQVLPSNGHNRHHLICTQCRQVIPLSGCPVGDLESQLSGQYQFVIEYHVLDFYGTCARCRGESGPESGSQESTLLKAQPK; translated from the coding sequence ATGTCCTCCTCTCGCCAAACTCGCAACCAGAAATTGATCCTGGAGGTGCTTCAGCATCAGTCACAGCCACTTTCGGCTCAGGAAATTTTCCTGGAATTGCGTAACGCCAACCACACCGTTGGACTGGCTACGGTTTATCGAGTTCTGGATGCGCTACGCAATGAGGGCAAACTGCAATCAGTCAACCTCGGGGATCCCCAGACTTACTATCAGGTCTTGCCCAGCAACGGCCACAATCGCCATCATCTGATTTGCACCCAATGTCGTCAGGTGATACCTCTATCGGGTTGTCCCGTTGGAGATTTGGAATCCCAACTTTCTGGGCAGTATCAATTTGTGATCGAGTACCATGTGCTTGACTTCTACGGCACCTGTGCTCGATGCCGTGGCGAGAGTGGGCCTGAATCTGGCTCACAGGAATCCACACTTCTAAAGGCCCAACCAAAATGA
- the lipA gene encoding lipoyl synthase: MPVSPLPSWVKRSIGKASDTSAVQQVIKQRGLHTICEEGRCPNRAECYSQKTATFLLMGGVCTRACSFCQVETGRPGQLDPEEPEKVAEAVQLLGLSYVVLTSVARDDLPDQGSGRFVEVMQAIRQRCPGTDIEVLTPDFRGDRDCIARVVAAQPICYNHNIETVRRLSQAVRRSSGYELSLRVLKTVKELAPNLATKSGLMLGHGETRAEVLETLQDLLAVGCDRLTLGQYLQPSLAHRPVERYWTPAEFVELGQIARQMGFQQVRSGPLVRSSYHAAEMGQD; this comes from the coding sequence ATGCCTGTTAGTCCCCTTCCCAGTTGGGTCAAGCGCTCCATCGGCAAAGCCAGCGATACCTCCGCCGTGCAGCAGGTGATCAAACAACGGGGCTTGCACACCATTTGCGAAGAAGGGCGTTGTCCGAATCGGGCCGAGTGCTACAGCCAAAAAACCGCCACCTTCCTGCTCATGGGAGGGGTTTGTACCCGGGCTTGCTCCTTTTGTCAGGTAGAAACCGGGCGGCCTGGGCAGTTGGATCCGGAAGAACCGGAAAAAGTCGCTGAAGCTGTACAACTTTTGGGGTTGAGCTATGTGGTGCTGACCTCGGTAGCCCGCGATGATCTGCCGGATCAGGGATCCGGTCGGTTTGTGGAGGTGATGCAGGCGATTCGGCAGCGCTGTCCGGGCACCGACATTGAAGTTCTCACCCCTGACTTTCGTGGCGACCGCGACTGTATTGCCCGGGTGGTGGCAGCCCAGCCCATCTGCTACAACCACAACATCGAAACGGTGCGACGGCTTTCGCAAGCGGTACGGCGGAGCTCGGGGTATGAGTTGTCCTTGCGGGTGTTGAAAACCGTTAAAGAATTGGCTCCGAATTTAGCCACCAAGTCCGGCCTAATGTTGGGCCACGGCGAAACCCGTGCCGAAGTGCTAGAGACCCTCCAGGATCTCCTGGCAGTGGGGTGTGATCGCCTGACGTTAGGACAATATCTCCAGCCCTCCTTGGCCCATCGCCCGGTCGAACGCTACTGGACTCCCGCAGAGTTTGTCGAATTGGGCCAAATCGCCCGTCAGATGGGCTTTCAGCAGGTGCGCTCCGGGCCATTGGTGCGTAGCTCTTACCACGCTGCCGAGATGGGTCAAGATTAG
- a CDS encoding ABC transporter substrate-binding protein produces the protein MRRRSFLAYSMGAGVAAASASSLRVPFAVALEGEGNLVMQLDWKFNVQFAGLLLADHLGLYADKGLEVVIKPWESNMVVPETVAASSMMIGCAEQNLILEAQAEGASLKALATMFQASPYALMTMPDSGLTTLQDLVGKTVGVHVDGVKVMELVKGVNNIAPDAIKVIEIPYEDKIGRLIRGELAALQCYAVDEPIAFANEVGKEPILLPMDTYGYDAYAQTFFTTDAMLAAHGDMVKAFLEASFAGWAAALADIPGTATLVAEKYAEPGSKYTDVGYQTRSLELVAEYVLRGISSEQLGVIDGDRWMLAAERMAEYGIISAAPSREQALNLSLWSGMRA, from the coding sequence ATGCGTCGTCGTTCATTTTTAGCCTATTCCATGGGAGCTGGTGTGGCAGCCGCTAGTGCCAGTTCGCTAAGGGTGCCGTTTGCCGTAGCCTTGGAAGGGGAGGGCAACCTGGTGATGCAGCTGGATTGGAAGTTTAACGTCCAGTTTGCAGGGCTGCTACTGGCTGACCATTTGGGGTTGTATGCCGACAAGGGGTTGGAGGTGGTGATCAAACCCTGGGAATCGAATATGGTGGTGCCCGAAACCGTGGCAGCCTCTAGCATGATGATTGGCTGTGCGGAACAGAACCTGATTTTAGAAGCCCAGGCCGAAGGAGCCAGCCTGAAGGCTCTAGCCACCATGTTCCAGGCGTCTCCCTATGCCCTAATGACCATGCCCGACAGCGGCCTCACTACCCTCCAAGACTTGGTGGGCAAGACCGTGGGAGTGCATGTGGATGGGGTGAAGGTGATGGAACTGGTGAAAGGGGTAAATAACATTGCTCCCGACGCGATTAAGGTGATTGAGATTCCCTATGAAGATAAGATTGGTCGTCTGATCCGGGGTGAACTGGCGGCCTTGCAATGTTATGCGGTCGATGAACCCATCGCCTTTGCCAACGAGGTGGGTAAGGAGCCGATTTTGCTCCCCATGGATACTTATGGCTACGACGCCTATGCCCAAACCTTTTTCACTACCGATGCGATGTTAGCAGCCCATGGAGACATGGTGAAAGCGTTCCTGGAAGCCAGTTTTGCAGGTTGGGCCGCGGCCCTGGCGGATATTCCTGGCACCGCAACCCTAGTGGCAGAGAAGTATGCGGAACCGGGCAGCAAGTACACTGATGTGGGGTACCAGACGCGATCACTCGAACTGGTAGCGGAGTATGTGCTGCGGGGCATTTCATCGGAGCAGTTGGGGGTGATTGATGGCGATCGCTGGATGCTGGCCGCAGAGCGGATGGCGGAGTATGGCATCATCAGTGCGGCTCCGTCCCGTGAACAGGCGCTGAATCTGTCCCTGTGGTCGGGGATGAGGGCATAG
- a CDS encoding DUF1825 family protein: MSFFDSEIVQEEAKQLFQDFQNLMQLGEQYGKFDREGKKIFIEQMEDLLERQRIFMKRLELSDDFMAQMTIKQLQTQLGSFGVSPSQMFDHMNRTLERMKAEAESER; the protein is encoded by the coding sequence ATGAGCTTCTTCGACTCTGAGATCGTACAAGAGGAGGCCAAGCAACTGTTTCAGGATTTCCAAAACCTGATGCAGCTTGGGGAACAGTACGGCAAATTTGACCGGGAAGGTAAAAAAATCTTCATCGAACAGATGGAGGATTTACTGGAGCGCCAACGCATTTTTATGAAGCGGCTGGAACTCTCCGATGACTTTATGGCCCAAATGACCATCAAACAATTGCAAACCCAACTGGGGAGCTTTGGGGTCTCCCCCAGCCAAATGTTCGACCATATGAATCGGACGCTAGAGCGTATGAAAGCTGAGGCGGAATCTGAGCGCTGA
- a CDS encoding DUF4079 domain-containing protein encodes MNTPLPHWLELALPFFHPVLMMVAFALALYALYLGIQARRVRTASANERKELIKGKFGQRHYLAGSLFLLLMVFGAIGGMAVTYLNNGKLFVGPHLLAGLGIVALVATSASLVPLMKDGQKVWARNVHVVLNVVILGVLGWQAVTGFQIVQRIVTQMLTTPQVA; translated from the coding sequence ATGAACACTCCACTTCCCCACTGGCTTGAGCTAGCCTTGCCCTTTTTTCATCCGGTTTTGATGATGGTAGCCTTTGCCCTTGCCCTTTATGCCCTCTACCTCGGGATCCAGGCGCGGCGGGTACGTACCGCTTCTGCGAATGAACGTAAGGAGTTAATTAAAGGAAAGTTTGGCCAGCGACATTATTTGGCTGGATCCCTGTTTCTGCTGTTGATGGTGTTTGGGGCAATTGGCGGTATGGCAGTCACCTATCTCAACAATGGCAAGCTGTTTGTTGGGCCGCACCTTTTGGCAGGGTTGGGCATTGTGGCGTTGGTGGCCACTTCCGCTTCTCTGGTTCCCCTCATGAAAGATGGGCAAAAGGTTTGGGCGCGCAATGTCCATGTTGTCTTGAATGTGGTGATCCTGGGAGTATTGGGTTGGCAGGCGGTGACCGGATTTCAAATTGTGCAGCGCATCGTCACTCAGATGCTCACCACCCCTCAAGTGGCCTAA
- a CDS encoding RibD family protein: MKVSRPHLVAIFAQSLDGKIAADRRQRPSFGSREDYQHLETQAAQQQALIMGAATLRAYGTSLRIRDPELLRQRAAQGLPPQPLTIICSASGQIPPDLPFFRQPLTRWLWTTPAGAQAWPPGSGFEEVWVAADWDLLARLLRLKSLGLERVGVLGGGRLLGAFLQAQALDELWMTLAPILLSGYPDPPASIEGWQLQGSPPRLRLLECHPGSVELFLRYRLDWPDP, translated from the coding sequence TTGAAGGTCTCTCGTCCCCACCTGGTTGCCATCTTTGCCCAGAGCCTGGATGGAAAAATCGCCGCCGATCGGCGGCAGCGCCCCTCCTTTGGTAGCCGCGAGGATTATCAGCACCTAGAAACCCAAGCCGCCCAACAACAGGCCTTGATCATGGGAGCAGCCACCTTGCGGGCTTATGGCACCAGCCTGCGCATCCGGGATCCAGAACTCTTGCGCCAACGAGCTGCACAGGGCCTCCCCCCCCAACCCCTGACGATCATCTGCTCCGCCAGTGGGCAGATTCCCCCTGATCTGCCTTTTTTCCGACAGCCCCTGACCCGCTGGCTGTGGACAACGCCTGCGGGAGCGCAAGCCTGGCCTCCGGGATCTGGCTTTGAGGAGGTCTGGGTGGCTGCGGATTGGGATTTGCTGGCTCGACTGCTCCGCCTCAAAAGCCTGGGCCTAGAGCGGGTGGGGGTGCTGGGAGGGGGGCGACTGCTGGGGGCTTTTTTGCAGGCCCAGGCGCTGGATGAGTTGTGGATGACTTTGGCCCCGATACTCCTGAGTGGATATCCTGACCCGCCCGCCAGTATCGAAGGTTGGCAACTGCAGGGATCCCCGCCCCGGTTACGGCTACTGGAGTGCCATCCGGGATCCGTAGAGCTGTTTTTGCGCTACCGGCTGGACTGGCCGGATCCCTAA
- a CDS encoding chorismate pyruvate-lyase family protein has protein sequence MEPSLSPFTCHADEVGSAWVSAPTPADTPSRADASPCDATVADWWPLHLHWQGEADPLLPKLVEVDPLLRLLLLGDGFTTRNLATLTQEPIQAHLLDTGPVDLWAQQSTIPKSMQRLTKDLARLGSPLMRRRVWLSGATSQQPLLYATSWWNPDHLAHHLPNPENPIGQNLIQERLETFRELRRLYCGQADPIAQLLGCPGPFWARHYLLLHKGEPLTVIYEVFSPRLSTQGIQRRTAAVTEAATCGSDWALAEMR, from the coding sequence TTGGAACCCTCCCTCTCTCCGTTCACCTGCCATGCCGACGAGGTGGGATCCGCTTGGGTCTCGGCTCCTACCCCTGCGGACACTCCCTCTAGAGCGGACGCTTCTCCTTGCGATGCGACGGTGGCTGACTGGTGGCCCCTGCACCTGCACTGGCAGGGAGAAGCAGATCCACTGCTCCCCAAACTGGTAGAGGTGGATCCTCTGTTGCGCTTGCTGCTGCTGGGAGATGGGTTTACCACTCGTAACCTTGCCACTTTGACCCAGGAACCAATTCAGGCTCATCTACTCGACACGGGGCCAGTGGATCTGTGGGCACAACAAAGTACCATCCCCAAATCGATGCAACGCCTGACCAAGGATTTGGCACGGCTGGGATCCCCTTTGATGCGGCGGCGCGTTTGGCTCAGTGGGGCAACCTCTCAACAGCCCTTGCTCTACGCCACCTCCTGGTGGAACCCCGACCACCTAGCCCACCACTTGCCGAACCCAGAAAACCCAATTGGCCAAAACCTGATCCAAGAACGACTGGAAACCTTTCGGGAGTTACGCAGACTTTATTGCGGCCAAGCGGATCCCATTGCCCAGCTGCTAGGCTGTCCCGGCCCCTTCTGGGCTAGGCATTACCTTTTGTTGCACAAGGGGGAACCCTTGACGGTGATCTACGAGGTGTTTTCTCCACGACTCAGTACTCAGGGCATCCAACGACGCACGGCTGCTGTTACCGAGGCCGCTACTTGCGGATCCGATTGGGCACTGGCGGAGATGCGGTGA
- the clpS gene encoding ATP-dependent Clp protease adapter ClpS, whose amino-acid sequence MTTEAPTLPAQQSSPSRTRVRQPYPHFKVIVLDDDFNTFQHVTECLLKYIPGMTLPLARQLTVQVDAEGQAIVWVGPQEQAELYHQQLLQEGLTMAPLEAA is encoded by the coding sequence ATGACTACGGAAGCTCCAACCCTGCCCGCACAGCAGTCGTCTCCGTCGAGAACACGGGTTCGCCAACCCTATCCTCACTTCAAGGTGATCGTCCTAGATGACGATTTCAACACCTTCCAGCACGTCACCGAGTGTTTACTGAAATACATACCCGGCATGACCTTGCCCCTAGCACGACAACTGACGGTGCAGGTGGATGCCGAAGGGCAAGCAATTGTTTGGGTAGGCCCTCAAGAACAGGCAGAACTTTACCACCAGCAATTGCTTCAGGAAGGCTTGACCATGGCCCCCCTAGAGGCGGCTTGA
- a CDS encoding DUF2811 domain-containing protein — MSSPSVSILSEIPEELHDTLKGYLSRHPDWDQDRVVTAALSLFLLQSGDTDRRAARIYLDSLFRRS; from the coding sequence ATGAGTTCTCCCAGTGTCAGTATTTTGAGCGAAATTCCGGAGGAGCTGCACGATACCCTCAAGGGTTATCTCTCTCGCCATCCCGACTGGGATCAGGATCGGGTGGTGACGGCGGCACTCTCGCTGTTCCTGCTTCAAAGCGGGGATACCGACCGACGGGCAGCACGTATTTACCTGGACAGCCTGTTTCGTCGTAGCTGA
- a CDS encoding DnaJ domain-containing protein: MPTPPPTYYQQLGLDPQASLEEIKTAYRKRARQVHPDGLPAETPEYLRQLAQREFLQLQRAYRVLSDSQQRQAYDLSLKPKSLPPRPPVAVVPVPEPIPPTPSWPTLLSAGLAGAALCLVGLALWNSLSPAQSLEMANKTTVEDAVHLSAATGPVGIPVSEGVVPRSSAVAGELVQEVTVSQAMTTTQPETPFQPSAEQIDRFARALVEVQPLLQATQNRLERANSSEERQQIEQQFENAASKVIVANQLTPEEYHRISASAQSDPQVAASVTAAVRRWMP, from the coding sequence ATGCCGACCCCACCACCCACCTACTATCAACAGCTGGGGCTTGACCCTCAGGCCAGCCTAGAGGAGATCAAAACTGCCTATCGAAAACGTGCCCGTCAGGTTCATCCTGATGGGTTGCCTGCGGAAACGCCGGAGTATCTGCGCCAGTTGGCCCAACGGGAGTTTCTGCAGTTGCAGCGCGCCTACCGGGTCTTAAGTGATAGCCAGCAACGGCAGGCTTACGATCTTAGCCTCAAACCGAAATCCTTACCCCCCCGTCCACCTGTGGCGGTGGTACCTGTCCCGGAGCCGATTCCTCCTACCCCCAGTTGGCCGACTTTGTTGAGTGCTGGATTGGCAGGGGCAGCCCTGTGTTTAGTGGGTTTGGCCCTCTGGAACAGCTTAAGCCCGGCCCAAAGCCTAGAAATGGCCAACAAAACGACTGTGGAAGACGCGGTTCATTTGAGTGCGGCAACGGGTCCAGTCGGGATCCCTGTTTCTGAAGGGGTAGTTCCCCGTTCCTCTGCCGTGGCAGGAGAACTGGTGCAGGAAGTCACCGTCTCACAAGCCATGACGACAACTCAGCCAGAGACTCCTTTTCAGCCCTCTGCGGAGCAGATCGACCGTTTTGCCCGGGCGTTGGTGGAGGTGCAGCCCCTGTTACAAGCTACCCAAAATCGTCTTGAACGGGCCAACAGCAGTGAAGAACGTCAGCAAATCGAACAACAGTTTGAAAACGCCGCCAGCAAGGTGATCGTCGCCAACCAACTGACCCCCGAAGAGTATCACCGCATCTCCGCCAGTGCCCAATCGGATCCGCAAGTAGCGGCCTCGGTAACAGCAGCCGTGCGTCGTTGGATGCCCTGA